From Penaeus vannamei isolate JL-2024 chromosome 37, ASM4276789v1, whole genome shotgun sequence, one genomic window encodes:
- the LOC113821103 gene encoding uncharacterized protein, translating to MTSCAYMVDVMVGDLSLVDPPSIIHRSKNPLCPVIAVQIFHGPLLYIPFLSPESVQAHLRDIHDGHNFLPLEIEESYLKGGKFVFRKGRSCLFTAPLNSFAKEGDGIDSRNDTDVVVGSYVNLVILNGLCFPPSVFGRCKAAIPVSGRENREPKRCLTGKVILSDHLGKSVASLQVSITLRSLGEDIALHARHFDTTNGEEKQSVPGVVPSHKFSEDMTIPDYELSSRRLRLDRTINLLQERENSKKTPFSHIHDTVLDQSYVINQHFVDQGIGSSKYGSQSHETSEVIAMKIAEFERNVQDNSKEFLTAPVVSPRIGGKLPQPSPLLFTGRDAEAERLWNSKMKEVGGYVLDFDNDSSESFPTSEGEENILKNEDKTEEIEKLKKIVEKHKDPREIEAKKMNYAKERSQRNLKNTKNADNRKSVKHAQGMKRPTGWLRSTPIAPYRMYSEPPRPKLTRTSLLRRAKLDPELAKQLRAEVDFQVKQKLKILDEAFKEEMSNLRKKKLMRSARQNKMAASSQTEDERAEDDLLLERKPLFGLEDFSQQTDLFHQKSHQFTQMGESFTREMDGGKRVSRAGSPINHATHEFRKGRGGLQRGETYDVDLTERIGSPFSVKEAQSMKPSHNEHNCRNGLDTTTNRHDKSKKVVHTINGYKSHERHKIAESAQKQNSDHSLSITESEPKQRQKGSNPTNRIRDSKMKPESTHKVSSRQYTSATGSSSESVQEISIEENLVRSSSSKGGSLSMAVVTESNRRRASSVQSDSKATNSEALEVSEASSLSAEVYQEILRGKKADILLSNGSKSSRVQEAVSISSAAEEVVTADDDSAQDIRQGNEKSNILQQLSKARGKGLINSRTYSIKEGQGLAATYKIPVIHGSSSESDAIIRGRNSDTKFYAQSQSLHSPRAERGPVNVEVKHKDTGNTKLHGLSKGTPSPRVEEEEEEEGTISDISARIAALLLPKKVEVASLHTDSISSYMPSDVDGTLSSLSDMS from the exons ATGACTTCGTGTGCGTATATGGTAGATGTGATGGTCGGGGACCTCTCTCTGGTAGATCCCCCTTCCATCATCCACAGGAGCAAAAATCCTTTGTGCCCTGTCATTGCTGTGCAG atcTTCCATGGCCCCCTGCTCTACATCCCCTTCCTCAGCCCTGAGAGTGTTCAGGCTCATCTCCGGGATATCCATGATGGACACAACTTCCTCCCTTTAGAGATTGAAGAGAGCTATCTAAAGGGAGGAAAGTTTGTGTTCCGCAAAGGGAGGTCCTGTCTCTTCACCGCACCTCTGAATTCATTtgcaaaagagggagatggaattgACAGCCGGAATGACACTGATGTAGTTGTTGGGAGTTATGTAAACCTTGTAATCCTTAATGGCCTGTGCTTCCCCCCATCAGTGTTTGGGAGGTGCAAGGCAGCTATCCCTGTGAGTGGAAGGGAGAACAGAGAACCAAAGAGATGCCTGACAGGGAAAGTCATCCTTAGTGACCACCTTGGAAAGTCTGTTGCTTCACTCCAGGTGTCCATCACTTTGAGAAGTCTTGGAGAAGATATTGCCCTTCATGCAAGACATTTTGATACTACTAATGGAGAGGAAAAACAGTCAGTACCAGGGGTGGTTCCATCTCACAAATTTAGTGAAGACATGACCATTCCTGATTATGAGCTTAGTTCCAGGAGGTTAAGACTTGATAGGACCATCAATCTTCTGCAGGAAAGAGAGAACAGTAAAAAGACACCATTTAGTCATATTCATGACACAGTACTGGATCAGTCATATGTAATTAATCAACACTTTGTGGATCAAGGAATTGGAAGTTCAAAATATGGTTCACAAAGTCATGAGACTTCAGAGGTTATTGCCATGAAGATAGCCGAGTTTGAGAGAAATGTGCAAGATAATTCCAAGGAATTTCTTACGGCTCCTGTTGTGAGCCCCAGAATAGGAGGGAAGCTACCACagccctcgcccctcctctttaCTGGGCGTgatgcagaggcagagagactgtGGAATTCCAAAATGAAAGAAGTTGGGGGTTATGTCTTAGACTTTGATAATGACAGCAGTGAATCCTTCCCTAcaagtgagggagaagaaaacatcttaaaaaatgaagataaaactgaggaaatagaaaaattgaaaaagattGTAGAAAAACATAAAGACCCAAGAGAGATAGAGGCTAAGAAGATGAATTATGCCAAGGAAAGATCTCAGAGGAATCTAAAGAACACGAAAAATGCAGATAACAGGAAGTCAGTGAAACATGCACAAGGTATGAAGAGGCCCACTGGCTGGCTGCGCAGCACTCCCATTGCTCCCTACAGAATGTACTCTGAGCCCCCACGTCCCAAACTCACCCGGACCTCTCTCTTAAGAAGGGCAAAGCTCGACCCAGAGCTTGCAAAGCAGCTGCGTGCAGAAGTGGACTTCCAGGTCAAGCAGAAACTTAAGATTTTAGATGAAGCTTTCAAAGAGGAGATGTCAAACTTACGAAAGAAAAAGCTCATGAGATCAGCCAGGCAAAATAAGATGGCTGCAAGTTCCCAGACAGAGGATGAGAGAGCTGAGGATGACCTCCTGttggaaaggaaacccttgtttgGCCTTGAGGATTTCTCTCAGCAGACAGATCTCTTCCACCAAAAGTCTCACCAGTTTACCCAGATGGGAGAGAGTTTCACAAGGGAAATGGATGGTGGCAAAAGGGTAAGTCGTGCTGGATCTCCTATTAATCATGCTACACATGAAtttagaaagggaaggggaggcctGCAGAGGGGTGAAACATATGATGTGGACTTGACTGAGAGAATAGGGAGTCCCTTTTCTGTAAAGGAAGCTCAGAGTATGAAACCATCCCATAATGAGCACAACTGTAGAAATGGTCTTGATACAACCACAAATAGGCATGATAAATCAAAAAAAGTTGTTCACACTATAAATGGTTATAAATCACATGAACGTCATAAGATAGCTGAAAGTGCTCAGAAACAAAATTCTGACCATTCTCTGTCCATCACTGAAAGTGAACCAaagcagagacagaaaggtaGCAACCCCACCAACAGAATTCGTGACAGTAAAATGAAACCTGAATCTACACACAAAGTTTCATCAAGGCAATATACGAGTGCTACAGGATCTTCCTCAGAGTCTGTGCAGGAAATATCCATAGAAGAAAACTTGGTCAGATCGTCAAGCAGCAAGGGTGGTTCACTGTCCATGGCAGTTGTTACAGAGTCTAATAGAAGAAGAGCCAGTAGTGTTCAGAGTGACTCTAAAGCCACAAACAGTGAGGCCTTGGAGGTGAGTGAGGCATCCAGCCTTTCTGCAGAAGTGTACCAAGAAATTCTGAGGGGGAAGAAAGCTGACATTCTCCTGAGCAATGGGAGTAAAAGCAGTAGAGTTCAGGAAGCTGTAAGTATTTCTTCTGCTGCAGAGGAAGTAGTCACAGCAGATGATGATTCTGCACAAGATATAAGGCAAGGGAATGAGAAGAGCAACATTCTCCAACAGTTAAGCAAAGCCAGAGGTAAAGGTCTTATAAACTCCAGGACATATAGCATCAAGGAAGGCCAAGGACTTGCTGCAACTTACAAAATTCCAGTTATACATGGTTCTAGCTCAGAAAGTGATGCTATTATCAGAGGTAGAAACAGTGACACCAAATTTTATGCACAAAGCCAATCCTTACATTCACCACGTGCTGAAAGAGGACCTGTCAATGTTGAGGTAAAACACAAAGATACTGGAAACACAAAATTGCACGGTTTAAGCAAAGGAACTCCATCAccaagagtggaagaggaggaagaagaggaaggaaccaTCAGCGACATAAGTGCCCGCATCGCTGCTCTCCTATTGCCCAAGAAGGTGGAAGTTGCATCATTGCACACAGACTCTATCAGCTCTTACATGCCTTCAGATGTTGATGGCACTCTTTCCAGTCTCTCTGATATGTCTTAG